From a region of the Chrysemys picta bellii isolate R12L10 chromosome 7, ASM1138683v2, whole genome shotgun sequence genome:
- the USP19 gene encoding ubiquitin carboxyl-terminal hydrolase 19 isoform X1, producing MSSSASAPGQRRASRGLEDATNKKKQKDRANQESKEGERPPGSDPKKDLLLDWKQNADEVIVKLNLGSGALKLEEVDAAFTDTDCVVRLPDGRQWSGQFYGEIESSCSKVQGKKGNFLQLVLQKKIPLHTWASLLKRKDGSKELAKGAMSQNGKEQPLPAQAAPEEPARSKREFPNSKRAPGRGEAPEGKSPASPRLQSGPSAKRAGYLKVALMEEEPNTGVPGGLEPGKGPSGRGGSRQNGRAAHGDAATDLTPPLVKAEELQKEPVLVGMQPLAAPSESFPQHMAPCLEKRPLQPAASQCPPALGDGPEATLAPTSPPLGRDAEKRDWSKEDVALEAAADEPEPIVSLSLVKNDSYEKGSDSVVVHVYVKEIHRETSKVLFREQDFTLVFRTSDVNFLRLHPSCGPHTVFRWQVKLRNLIEPDQCTYNFTVSRINICLKKRHSQRWGGLEAPAARGAVGGAKVAMPTAPTPLDKSQPGSNQHPLSSKEEVRAGEKEKPRAEDGGLEGVTARTATEHVTVKQEPHVPSPKPMCMVPPMTHSPVSSESVEEDEEEEEKKKVCLPGFTGLVNLGNTCFMNSVIQSLSNTRELRDYFHDRSFEAEINYTNPLGTGGRLAIGFAVLLRALWKGTHHAFQPSKLKAIVASKASQFTGYAQHDAQEFMAFLLDGLHEDLNRIQNKPYTETVDSDGRPDEVVAEEAWQRHKMRNDSFIVDLFQGQYKSKLVCPVCAKVSITFDPFLYLPVPLPQKQKVLTVYYFAKEPHKKPVKFLISISKENSSAAEVLDSVAHSMRVKPENLRLAEVIKNRFHRMFPPSQSLDTVSPTDLLLCFEVLSPELAKEQVVVLQVQQRPQVPSVPISKCAACQKKQQSEDEKLKRCTRCYRVGYCNVGCQKTHWPDHKALCRPENIGFPFLISVPESRLTYSRLAQLLEGYARYSVSVFQPPFQLGPQPLLPEKLDLPARSSCAAAAPAPEAGDGDRAPHRPEPQLSAPELHPELGEASAVPRSSTLSSASGCSERSLEAQGEGCWEKEPSYERGPKPEAAIPGYQHAPDTLSAHTTQFYINKIDGASREQKLEEKGDAPLELTDDCSLALVWKNNERLKEFVLVESKELECVEDPGSASEAARAGHFTLGQCLNLFTKPEVLAPEEAWYCPKCKQHREASKQLLLWRLPNVLIIQLKRFSFRSFIWRDKINDMVEFPVRSLDLSKFCIGQKEEQQQPMYDLYAVINHYGGMIGGHYTAYARLPSDKNSQRSDVGWRLFDDSTVTTVDESQVVTRYAYVLFYRRRNSPVERPPQGRPPEHRPDMAAAAEPAASQASLIWQELEAEEEPEAGRRHARTPCRPRGQTASQAARQHPDEGCLRYVVLGTMAAIVALFLNVFYPLVSQSRWR from the exons ACCTGCTGCTGGACTGGAAGCAGAACGCTGACGAGGTCATTGTGAAGCTGAACTTGGGCAGCGGGGCCCTGAAGTTGGAGGAGGTGGATGCTGCGTTCACAGACACCGACTGCGTGGTCAGGCTGCCAG ATGGCCGCCAGTGGAGCGGGCAGTTCTACGGGGAGattgagagctcctgcagcaaaGTCCAGGGCAAGAAGGGCAACTTCCTGCAGCTGGTGCTTCAGAAGAAGATCCCCCTGCACACCTGGGCTTCGCTCCTG AAGCGGAAGGACGGATCCAAGGAGCTAGCCAAGGGGGCCATGAGCCAGAACGGGAAGGAGCAGCCCCTGCCTGCACAGGCCGCCCCCGAGGAGCCGGCGAGGAGCAAGCGGGAGTTCCCGAACTCGAAGCGAGCTCCAGGGAGGGGCGAGGCCCCAGAAGGGAAGAGcccggccagccccaggctgcaaAGCGGGCCCAGCGCCAAGCGGGCCGGGTACCTCAAGGTGGCTCTGATGGAGGAGGAGCCAAATACCGGGGTCCCTGGGGGCTTGGAGCCTGGCAAGGGACCCAGCGGGAGAGGGGGCAGCCGGCAGAACGGCCGAGCAGCCCACGGCGATGCTGCCACGGACCTGACCCCGCCTCTGGTGAAG GCCGAAGAGCTGCAGAAGGAGCCCGTGCTTGTGGGGATGCAGCCGCTTGCTGCCCCTTCGGAGAGCTTTCCCCAGCACATGGCGCCCTGCCTGGAGAAGAGACCCCTGCAGCCGGCCGCCTCCCAGTGCCCGCCAGCCCTTGGTGATGGCCCCGAGGCCACCCTGGCCCCCACCTCTCCTCCGCTGGGCAGAGACGCTGAGAAGAGAGACTGGTCCAAAGAGGATGttgccctggaagcagcagcagatg AGCCAGAGCCCATCGTGAGCCTGAGCTTGGTGAAGAACGACTCCTACGAGAAGGGGAGTGATTCAGTGGTGGTGCACGTCTACGTGAAGGAGATCCACAGGGAGACCTCCAAGGTGCTGTTCCGGGAGCAGGACTTCACGCTGGTGTTCCGGACCAG TGACGTCAACTTCCTGCGACTGCACCCCAGCTGCGGCCCCCACACGGTGTTTAGGTGGCAGGTGAAACTCAG GAACCTCATTGAGCCGGATCAGTGCACGTACAACTTCACTGTCTCCCGCATCAACATCTGCCTGAAGAAACGCCACAGCcagcgctggggggggctggAAGCCCCAGCTGCACGAG GTGCAGTGGGTGGTGCGAAGGTTGCCATGCCAACAGCCCCTACCCCTCTGGATAAGAGCCAGCCGGGCAGTAACCAGCACCCCCTGTCCAGTAAGGAGGAGGTTCGGGCAGGGGAGAAGGAGAAGCCCAGAGCAGAGGACGGTGGCTTGGAGGGCGTCACGGCCCGGACGGCCACAGAGCACGTCACAGTGAAGCAGGAACCGCATGTCCCCTCG CCCAAGCCGATGTGCATGGTGCCGCCAATGACGCACAGCCCGGTGAGCAGCGAGAGCGTggaggaggacgaggaggaggaggagaagaagaaggtGTGTCTGCCGGGCTTCACGGGGCTGGTGAATCTGGGGAACACCTGCTTCATGAACAGCGTCATTCAGTCCTTGTCCAACACGCGGGAGCTGCGGGACTATTTCCACG ATCGCTCCTTCGAGGCTGAGATCAACTACACCAACCCGCTGGGCACGGGAGGGCGCCTGGCCATCGGCTTCGCTGTGCTCCTGCGGGCGCTCTGGAAGGGCACCCACCACGCCTTCCAGCCCTCCAAGCTGAAG GCAATCGTGGCCAGCAAAGCCAGCCAGTTCACGGGCTACGCCCAGCACGACGCCCAGGAGTTCATGGCCTTCCTTCTCGACGGCCTGCACGAGGACCTGAACCGCATCCAGAACAAGCCCTACACGGAGACGGTGGACTCGGACGGGCGGCCCGACGAG gtgGTGGCAGAGGAGGCCTGGCAGCGGCACAAGATGAGGAACGACTCCTTCATCGTGGACCTCTTTCAGGGCCAGTACAAGTCCAAGCTGGTGTGCCCGGTGTGCGCCAAG GTATCCATCACGTTTGACCCCTTCCTCTACCTGCCGGTGCCCCTGCCCCAGAAGCAGAAGGTGCTGACTGTCTATTACTTTGCTAAGGAGCCGCACAAGAAACCTGTCAAG TTCCTCATCAGCATCAGCAAGGAGAACTCCAGCGCTGCGGAGGTGCTGGACTCGGTGGCCCACAGCATGCGCGTGAAGCCAGAGAACCTGCGCCTGGCAGAG GTGATCAAGAACCGCTTCCACCGCATGTTCCCGCCGTCCCAGTCGCTGGACACGGTCTCCCCCACAGACCTGCTCCTGTGCTTCGAGGTGCTGTCCCCGGAGCTGGCCAAGGAGCAGGTGGTGGTGCTGCAGGTCCAGCAG CGTCCCCAGGTGCCCAGCGTCCCCATCAGCAAGTGCGCGGCCTGCCAGAAGAAGCAGCAGTCAGAAGACGAGAAGCTGAAGCGCTGCACTAGGTGCTACCGAGTGGGCTACTGCAATGT GGGGTGTCAGAAAACACACTGGCCAGATCACAAAGCCCTGTGCCGCCCCGAGAACATCGGCTTCCCCTTCCTCATCAGTGTGCCGGAGTCGCGCCTCACCTACTCCcgcctggcccagctcctggagggCTACGCGAG GTACTCGGTCAGCGTGTTCCAGCCTCCTTTCCAGCTgggcccgcagcccctgctccctgagaagctggaccTGCCTGCGAGGAGTAGCTGTGCGGCTGccgcccctgccccagaggcgggggatggggacagggccCCTCACCGGCCGGAGCCCCAGCTATCCGCCCCAGAGCTGCACCCGGAGCTGGGGGAGGCCAGCGCAGTGCCCAGGAGTTCCACGCTCAGCTCGGCTTCGGGCTGCTCTGAGCGCTCCCTGGAGGCGCAGGGCGAGGGCTGCTGGGAGAAGGAGCCATCCTACGAGCGAGGCCCCAAGCCTGAAG CTGCCATCCCCGGATACCAGCATGCGCCCGACACGCTCAGTGCCCACACCACCCAGTTCTACATCAACAAGATCGACGGAGCCAGCCGAGAGCAAAAGCTGGAGGAGAAAG GCGATGCCCCGCTGGAGCTGACGGAcgactgctccctggccctggtGTGGAAGAACAACGAGCGCCTCAAGGAGTTTGTGCTGGTGGAGTCCAAGGAGCTGGAGTGTGTGGAGGACCCGGGCTCGGCCAGCGAGGCGGCCAGGGCCGGCCACTTCACGCTGGGCCAGTGCCTCAACCTCTTCACTAAGCCGGAAGTGCTGGCGCCCGAGGAAGCGTG GTACTGCCCCAAGTGCAAGCAGCATCGCGAGGCCTCCAAGCAGCTCCTGCTGTGGCGCCTGCCCAACGTGCTCATCATTCAGCTCAAGCGCTTCTCCTTCCGCAGCTTCATCTGGAGGGACAAGATCAACGACATGGTGGAGTTCCCGGTCCG gagcctggacttgAGCAAGTTCTGCATTGGGCagaaggaggagcagcagcagcccatgTACGACCTGTATGCGGTAATCAATCACTACGGCGGGATGATTGGCGGGCACTACACGGCCTACGCCCGGCTGCCCAGTGACAAGAACAGCCAGCGCAGCGACGTGG GCTGGCGGCTCTTCGACGACAGCACGGTGACCACCGTGGACGAGAGTCAGGTGGTGACGAGATACGCGTACGTCCTCTTCTACCGCCGGCGGAACTCTCCCGTGGAGAGACCCCCACAGGGGCGCCCCCCGGAGCACCGGCCGGACATGGCCGCCGCCGCCGAGCCAGCCGCCAGCCAG GCTTCTCTGATCTGGCAGGAACTGGAGGCCGAAGAGGAGCCCGAGGCTGGCAGGAGGCATGCCAGGACTCCCTGCCGGCCCCGCGGCCAGACGGCGAGCCAGGCCGCCCGGCAGCACCCTGACGAAGGCTGCCTCCGCTACGTTGTGCTGGGCACCATGGCCGCCATTGTGGCACTCTTCCTCAATGTCTTCTACCCCCTCGtctcccagagccgctggagaTAG
- the USP19 gene encoding ubiquitin carboxyl-terminal hydrolase 19 isoform X7, with protein MSSSASAPGQRRASRGLEDATNKKKQKDRANQESKEGERPPGSDPKKDLLLDWKQNADEVIVKLNLGSGALKLEEVDAAFTDTDCVVRLPDGRQWSGQFYGEIESSCSKVQGKKGNFLQLVLQKKIPLHTWASLLKRKDGSKELAKGAMSQNGKEQPLPAQAAPEEPARSKREFPNSKRAPGRGEAPEGKSPASPRLQSGPSAKRAGYLKVALMEEEPNTGVPGGLEPGKGPSGRGGSRQNGRAAHGDAATDLTPPLVKAEELQKEPVLVGMQPLAAPSESFPQHMAPCLEKRPLQPAASQCPPALGDGPEATLAPTSPPLGRDAEKRDWSKEDVALEAAADEPEPIVSLSLVKNDSYEKGSDSVVVHVYVKEIHRETSKVLFREQDFTLVFRTSDVNFLRLHPSCGPHTVFRWQVKLRNLIEPDQCTYNFTVSRINICLKKRHSQRWGGLEAPAARVGGAKVAMPTAPTPLDKSQPGSNQHPLSSKEEVRAGEKEKPRAEDGGLEGVTARTATEHVTVKQEPHVPSPKPMCMVPPMTHSPVSSESVEEDEEEEEKKKVCLPGFTGLVNLGNTCFMNSVIQSLSNTRELRDYFHDRSFEAEINYTNPLGTGGRLAIGFAVLLRALWKGTHHAFQPSKLKAIVASKASQFTGYAQHDAQEFMAFLLDGLHEDLNRIQNKPYTETVDSDGRPDEVVAEEAWQRHKMRNDSFIVDLFQGQYKSKLVCPVCAKVSITFDPFLYLPVPLPQKQKVLTVYYFAKEPHKKPVKFLISISKENSSAAEVLDSVAHSMRVKPENLRLAEVIKNRFHRMFPPSQSLDTVSPTDLLLCFEVLSPELAKEQVVVLQVQQRPQVPSVPISKCAACQKKQQSEDEKLKRCTRCYRVGYCNVGCQKTHWPDHKALCRPENIGFPFLISVPESRLTYSRLAQLLEGYARYSVSVFQPPFQLGPQPLLPEKLDLPARSSCAAAAPAPEAGDGDRAPHRPEPQLSAPELHPELGEASAVPRSSTLSSASGCSERSLEAQGEGCWEKEPSYERGPKPEAAIPGYQHAPDTLSAHTTQFYINKIDGASREQKLEEKGDAPLELTDDCSLALVWKNNERLKEFVLVESKELECVEDPGSASEAARAGHFTLGQCLNLFTKPEVLAPEEAWYCPKCKQHREASKQLLLWRLPNVLIIQLKRFSFRSFIWRDKINDMVEFPVRSLDLSKFCIGQKEEQQQPMYDLYAVINHYGGMIGGHYTAYARLPSDKNSQRSDVGWRLFDDSTVTTVDESQVVTRYAYVLFYRRRNSPVERPPQGRPPEHRPDMAAAAEPAASQASLIWQELEAEEEPEAGRRHARTPCRPRGQTASQAARQHPDEGCLRYVVLGTMAAIVALFLNVFYPLVSQSRWR; from the exons ACCTGCTGCTGGACTGGAAGCAGAACGCTGACGAGGTCATTGTGAAGCTGAACTTGGGCAGCGGGGCCCTGAAGTTGGAGGAGGTGGATGCTGCGTTCACAGACACCGACTGCGTGGTCAGGCTGCCAG ATGGCCGCCAGTGGAGCGGGCAGTTCTACGGGGAGattgagagctcctgcagcaaaGTCCAGGGCAAGAAGGGCAACTTCCTGCAGCTGGTGCTTCAGAAGAAGATCCCCCTGCACACCTGGGCTTCGCTCCTG AAGCGGAAGGACGGATCCAAGGAGCTAGCCAAGGGGGCCATGAGCCAGAACGGGAAGGAGCAGCCCCTGCCTGCACAGGCCGCCCCCGAGGAGCCGGCGAGGAGCAAGCGGGAGTTCCCGAACTCGAAGCGAGCTCCAGGGAGGGGCGAGGCCCCAGAAGGGAAGAGcccggccagccccaggctgcaaAGCGGGCCCAGCGCCAAGCGGGCCGGGTACCTCAAGGTGGCTCTGATGGAGGAGGAGCCAAATACCGGGGTCCCTGGGGGCTTGGAGCCTGGCAAGGGACCCAGCGGGAGAGGGGGCAGCCGGCAGAACGGCCGAGCAGCCCACGGCGATGCTGCCACGGACCTGACCCCGCCTCTGGTGAAG GCCGAAGAGCTGCAGAAGGAGCCCGTGCTTGTGGGGATGCAGCCGCTTGCTGCCCCTTCGGAGAGCTTTCCCCAGCACATGGCGCCCTGCCTGGAGAAGAGACCCCTGCAGCCGGCCGCCTCCCAGTGCCCGCCAGCCCTTGGTGATGGCCCCGAGGCCACCCTGGCCCCCACCTCTCCTCCGCTGGGCAGAGACGCTGAGAAGAGAGACTGGTCCAAAGAGGATGttgccctggaagcagcagcagatg AGCCAGAGCCCATCGTGAGCCTGAGCTTGGTGAAGAACGACTCCTACGAGAAGGGGAGTGATTCAGTGGTGGTGCACGTCTACGTGAAGGAGATCCACAGGGAGACCTCCAAGGTGCTGTTCCGGGAGCAGGACTTCACGCTGGTGTTCCGGACCAG TGACGTCAACTTCCTGCGACTGCACCCCAGCTGCGGCCCCCACACGGTGTTTAGGTGGCAGGTGAAACTCAG GAACCTCATTGAGCCGGATCAGTGCACGTACAACTTCACTGTCTCCCGCATCAACATCTGCCTGAAGAAACGCCACAGCcagcgctggggggggctggAAGCCCCAGCTGCACGAG TGGGTGGTGCGAAGGTTGCCATGCCAACAGCCCCTACCCCTCTGGATAAGAGCCAGCCGGGCAGTAACCAGCACCCCCTGTCCAGTAAGGAGGAGGTTCGGGCAGGGGAGAAGGAGAAGCCCAGAGCAGAGGACGGTGGCTTGGAGGGCGTCACGGCCCGGACGGCCACAGAGCACGTCACAGTGAAGCAGGAACCGCATGTCCCCTCG CCCAAGCCGATGTGCATGGTGCCGCCAATGACGCACAGCCCGGTGAGCAGCGAGAGCGTggaggaggacgaggaggaggaggagaagaagaaggtGTGTCTGCCGGGCTTCACGGGGCTGGTGAATCTGGGGAACACCTGCTTCATGAACAGCGTCATTCAGTCCTTGTCCAACACGCGGGAGCTGCGGGACTATTTCCACG ATCGCTCCTTCGAGGCTGAGATCAACTACACCAACCCGCTGGGCACGGGAGGGCGCCTGGCCATCGGCTTCGCTGTGCTCCTGCGGGCGCTCTGGAAGGGCACCCACCACGCCTTCCAGCCCTCCAAGCTGAAG GCAATCGTGGCCAGCAAAGCCAGCCAGTTCACGGGCTACGCCCAGCACGACGCCCAGGAGTTCATGGCCTTCCTTCTCGACGGCCTGCACGAGGACCTGAACCGCATCCAGAACAAGCCCTACACGGAGACGGTGGACTCGGACGGGCGGCCCGACGAG gtgGTGGCAGAGGAGGCCTGGCAGCGGCACAAGATGAGGAACGACTCCTTCATCGTGGACCTCTTTCAGGGCCAGTACAAGTCCAAGCTGGTGTGCCCGGTGTGCGCCAAG GTATCCATCACGTTTGACCCCTTCCTCTACCTGCCGGTGCCCCTGCCCCAGAAGCAGAAGGTGCTGACTGTCTATTACTTTGCTAAGGAGCCGCACAAGAAACCTGTCAAG TTCCTCATCAGCATCAGCAAGGAGAACTCCAGCGCTGCGGAGGTGCTGGACTCGGTGGCCCACAGCATGCGCGTGAAGCCAGAGAACCTGCGCCTGGCAGAG GTGATCAAGAACCGCTTCCACCGCATGTTCCCGCCGTCCCAGTCGCTGGACACGGTCTCCCCCACAGACCTGCTCCTGTGCTTCGAGGTGCTGTCCCCGGAGCTGGCCAAGGAGCAGGTGGTGGTGCTGCAGGTCCAGCAG CGTCCCCAGGTGCCCAGCGTCCCCATCAGCAAGTGCGCGGCCTGCCAGAAGAAGCAGCAGTCAGAAGACGAGAAGCTGAAGCGCTGCACTAGGTGCTACCGAGTGGGCTACTGCAATGT GGGGTGTCAGAAAACACACTGGCCAGATCACAAAGCCCTGTGCCGCCCCGAGAACATCGGCTTCCCCTTCCTCATCAGTGTGCCGGAGTCGCGCCTCACCTACTCCcgcctggcccagctcctggagggCTACGCGAG GTACTCGGTCAGCGTGTTCCAGCCTCCTTTCCAGCTgggcccgcagcccctgctccctgagaagctggaccTGCCTGCGAGGAGTAGCTGTGCGGCTGccgcccctgccccagaggcgggggatggggacagggccCCTCACCGGCCGGAGCCCCAGCTATCCGCCCCAGAGCTGCACCCGGAGCTGGGGGAGGCCAGCGCAGTGCCCAGGAGTTCCACGCTCAGCTCGGCTTCGGGCTGCTCTGAGCGCTCCCTGGAGGCGCAGGGCGAGGGCTGCTGGGAGAAGGAGCCATCCTACGAGCGAGGCCCCAAGCCTGAAG CTGCCATCCCCGGATACCAGCATGCGCCCGACACGCTCAGTGCCCACACCACCCAGTTCTACATCAACAAGATCGACGGAGCCAGCCGAGAGCAAAAGCTGGAGGAGAAAG GCGATGCCCCGCTGGAGCTGACGGAcgactgctccctggccctggtGTGGAAGAACAACGAGCGCCTCAAGGAGTTTGTGCTGGTGGAGTCCAAGGAGCTGGAGTGTGTGGAGGACCCGGGCTCGGCCAGCGAGGCGGCCAGGGCCGGCCACTTCACGCTGGGCCAGTGCCTCAACCTCTTCACTAAGCCGGAAGTGCTGGCGCCCGAGGAAGCGTG GTACTGCCCCAAGTGCAAGCAGCATCGCGAGGCCTCCAAGCAGCTCCTGCTGTGGCGCCTGCCCAACGTGCTCATCATTCAGCTCAAGCGCTTCTCCTTCCGCAGCTTCATCTGGAGGGACAAGATCAACGACATGGTGGAGTTCCCGGTCCG gagcctggacttgAGCAAGTTCTGCATTGGGCagaaggaggagcagcagcagcccatgTACGACCTGTATGCGGTAATCAATCACTACGGCGGGATGATTGGCGGGCACTACACGGCCTACGCCCGGCTGCCCAGTGACAAGAACAGCCAGCGCAGCGACGTGG GCTGGCGGCTCTTCGACGACAGCACGGTGACCACCGTGGACGAGAGTCAGGTGGTGACGAGATACGCGTACGTCCTCTTCTACCGCCGGCGGAACTCTCCCGTGGAGAGACCCCCACAGGGGCGCCCCCCGGAGCACCGGCCGGACATGGCCGCCGCCGCCGAGCCAGCCGCCAGCCAG GCTTCTCTGATCTGGCAGGAACTGGAGGCCGAAGAGGAGCCCGAGGCTGGCAGGAGGCATGCCAGGACTCCCTGCCGGCCCCGCGGCCAGACGGCGAGCCAGGCCGCCCGGCAGCACCCTGACGAAGGCTGCCTCCGCTACGTTGTGCTGGGCACCATGGCCGCCATTGTGGCACTCTTCCTCAATGTCTTCTACCCCCTCGtctcccagagccgctggagaTAG